One stretch of Halalkalicoccus subterraneus DNA includes these proteins:
- a CDS encoding ribbon-helix-helix protein, CopG family, translating into MEPVTIRIPDDTYRTLAEEADESGRSMSEVVRERVERGMDYEEIKRERDRLRSEKRTLIQDREERTDLVEYVEQERELQARREERKDAPVWRRAKWWVFGRDRGDRED; encoded by the coding sequence ATGGAACCAGTTACGATCCGTATTCCCGACGATACGTATCGTACGCTCGCAGAGGAGGCCGACGAGAGCGGCCGCAGTATGTCCGAGGTCGTCCGCGAGCGCGTCGAGCGTGGTATGGACTACGAGGAGATCAAACGCGAGAGAGACCGACTCCGCTCCGAGAAACGGACGCTAATCCAAGATCGAGAGGAGAGGACGGACCTCGTCGAGTATGTCGAGCAAGAGCGCGAGCTCCAGGCGCGACGCGAGGAGCGGAAGGATGCTCCCGTATGGCGACGCGCTAAGTGGTGGGTCTTTGGTCGTGATCGAGGCGATCGCGAGGACTAG